Proteins encoded in a region of the Paenibacillus pedocola genome:
- a CDS encoding adenosylcobinamide amidohydrolase: MEVKIPFELAGGLRAYRSKVWPGLALEWKQEHLLLEFPAEADSISSAVYGGGMGRLKRAVNQYVSRDYECSNPVRDMENKLAEWGYPPEGCAGLMTAVPLEHAAVAEEDTGSAGIFCCVTAAAGNAARAGVERSVLKAYRPGTINIMLGIDGLLTPAAMVNAVMTAAEAKAAALADLGITDPENGLIATGTTTDAVVLAASGSRRYGAEHVYAGTATDLGGAVGRLVYAAVTGSLQSVKAVQEQARKNGE, translated from the coding sequence ATGGAAGTGAAGATTCCTTTTGAGCTTGCCGGAGGGTTGAGGGCGTATCGCTCAAAGGTCTGGCCGGGGCTGGCTCTGGAATGGAAACAGGAGCATCTGCTGCTGGAATTCCCGGCTGAGGCGGACAGTATATCGAGTGCGGTGTATGGCGGGGGAATGGGCCGGCTGAAGCGGGCCGTGAACCAGTACGTCAGCCGTGATTATGAGTGCAGCAATCCTGTGCGCGATATGGAGAACAAGCTGGCGGAATGGGGATATCCGCCGGAAGGCTGCGCGGGGCTGATGACAGCAGTGCCGCTTGAGCATGCGGCTGTAGCCGAAGAAGATACAGGCTCGGCAGGCATTTTCTGCTGCGTAACGGCAGCCGCAGGCAATGCGGCCCGGGCCGGGGTGGAGCGGAGCGTGCTGAAGGCCTACCGCCCGGGCACGATCAACATCATGCTCGGCATTGACGGCCTGCTGACACCGGCAGCGATGGTCAATGCCGTGATGACGGCAGCGGAAGCCAAAGCTGCCGCCCTGGCCGATCTCGGGATCACCGATCCCGAGAATGGCCTGATCGCTACGGGCACGACGACCGATGCGGTCGTGCTTGCGGCCAGCGGGAGCCGCCGCTACGGGGCGGAGCATGTCTATGCCGGCACAGCCACTGACCTTGGCGGCGCTGTCGGCAGGCTGGTCTATGCCGCTGTGACAGGCAGTCTCCAGTCGGTGAAGGCTGTGCAGGAGCAGGCAAGGAAGAACGGCGAATGA
- the cbiB gene encoding adenosylcobinamide-phosphate synthase CbiB — protein sequence MTVALLLLAAYVLDRMVGDPRSLPHPVVLMGKAITALERLIRRLVRQPRSLKRAGVLLPLFVAGGSWLLTAALLWLLSEISPWLALAAEAWLISTTIAAKGLKDAGMAVYVELRKGDLPAARQALGMIVGRDTASLDSPEIVRGTVETVAENIVDAIISPLFYALLGGAPLAMAYRAVNTLDSMVGYKNDKYRDLGWASARLDDVANYIPARITALLLTLCAKLLRLDWRRCWRTVRRDARLHPSPNSGYPESAVAGALGIRLGGVNVYHGVASFRAYMGEPLRSLEPEDIIVTSRMMMLSSSIFVVLCAALALIGTGG from the coding sequence ATGACAGTTGCTCTGCTATTACTGGCAGCCTATGTGCTGGACCGGATGGTCGGCGATCCCCGCAGCCTGCCCCATCCTGTGGTGCTCATGGGGAAGGCGATTACAGCACTGGAGCGGCTGATCCGCCGCCTCGTCCGGCAGCCGCGCAGCCTGAAGCGGGCCGGAGTGCTGCTGCCGCTGTTCGTTGCGGGCGGCAGCTGGCTGCTGACAGCAGCGCTTCTGTGGCTGCTGTCCGAGATCTCGCCTTGGCTGGCACTGGCGGCGGAAGCCTGGCTGATCTCCACAACTATAGCCGCCAAGGGGCTGAAGGATGCCGGGATGGCTGTCTATGTGGAGCTGCGCAAGGGAGATCTTCCAGCGGCCCGGCAGGCCCTGGGAATGATTGTCGGCCGGGACACGGCTTCGCTGGACAGTCCGGAAATTGTGCGCGGCACCGTAGAGACTGTTGCCGAGAATATCGTCGATGCGATTATCTCTCCGCTGTTCTACGCTTTGCTCGGCGGTGCGCCGCTGGCGATGGCCTATCGTGCCGTGAACACGCTGGATTCCATGGTCGGCTACAAGAACGATAAATACCGCGACCTCGGCTGGGCCTCCGCCCGGCTCGATGATGTTGCCAATTACATACCGGCGAGGATTACAGCGCTGCTGTTAACCCTATGTGCAAAGCTGCTGCGGCTGGACTGGCGCAGATGCTGGCGCACCGTGCGCCGCGACGCCCGCCTGCATCCCAGCCCCAACAGCGGCTATCCGGAATCAGCTGTAGCCGGAGCGCTCGGCATCCGGCTGGGGGGAGTCAACGTTTATCACGGCGTAGCCTCGTTCCGTGCCTATATGGGCGAACCGCTGCGCAGTCTGGAACCGGAGGATATTATCGTCACCTCCCGGATGATGATGCTGTCTTCTTCAATATTTGTAGTCCTTTGTGCAGCGCTGGCCCTCATAGGGACGGGGGGCTGA
- a CDS encoding histidine phosphatase family protein, translating to MDNSGREKASSLEEGQATVRAEKETEQQQSRNHAEQQYQCQTELELVLLRHGHTKWNKENRYLGSSDLPLLPEEREKLAARREQPELAGSFWRVYCSDLLRCRETLHCIAPSLEDEAVYDARLREMCFGTWEGCTYEQLKNNPQYRSWIDNPVAVTPPGGEPWEAFTSRLEHFIGGLVLEAKAGESLSGSSGSAQRESNEDTSPGAAVYREEPLKLRVLIVTHGGVIRQWLAKAGSGLTFHTAAAPPPGTVAVLHLVLQAEGWALSRTEM from the coding sequence ATGGATAATTCCGGACGTGAGAAAGCAAGCAGTTTGGAGGAAGGACAGGCTACTGTACGTGCGGAGAAAGAAACAGAACAGCAGCAGTCCCGAAACCATGCAGAGCAGCAATATCAGTGCCAAACAGAGCTGGAGCTGGTATTGCTGCGCCATGGGCACACGAAGTGGAACAAGGAGAACCGTTATCTGGGCAGCAGCGATCTGCCGCTGCTGCCGGAGGAACGGGAGAAGCTGGCTGCACGAAGAGAACAGCCAGAACTGGCGGGCAGCTTCTGGCGTGTATACTGCAGTGATTTGCTCCGCTGCCGGGAGACTTTGCACTGCATCGCTCCCTCGCTGGAAGATGAAGCTGTCTATGATGCCCGCTTACGGGAGATGTGTTTTGGGACGTGGGAAGGCTGCACGTATGAGCAGCTGAAGAATAATCCGCAGTACAGAAGCTGGATTGATAATCCGGTGGCGGTTACGCCACCGGGCGGGGAACCCTGGGAGGCGTTTACCTCCAGGCTGGAGCATTTTATAGGCGGTTTGGTGCTCGAAGCGAAAGCCGGGGAGAGCTTATCAGGGAGTTCCGGCTCAGCTCAGCGGGAGAGCAATGAAGATACCAGCCCGGGAGCCGCTGTATACCGCGAAGAACCGCTGAAGCTGCGCGTGCTGATCGTTACACACGGCGGTGTCATCCGCCAATGGCTGGCGAAGGCCGGGTCCGGGTTGACGTTCCACACCGCAGCAGCACCGCCGCCGGGAACGGTGGCGGTGCTGCACCTGGTGTTACAGGCAGAAGGCTGGGCATTAAGCAGAACGGAAATGTGA